The Triticum aestivum cultivar Chinese Spring chromosome 5A, IWGSC CS RefSeq v2.1, whole genome shotgun sequence genomic sequence TAGAAGGGAGTTTGATCATACCATTCCTCTCATTCCTGGTGCTAGGCCTGTTTCCATTAGACCATACAGAGTTGCCCCCCATCTTAAGGATGAGTTGGAAAAATAGGTGGCTGAATTGCTACAGTTTGGGATAATTAGAAGGAGCACTAGTCATTTTTCTTCTCCTGTAATTTTAGTCAAAAAGAATGATTGAACTTGGATAGTGGTGGTAGACTATAGATATTTAAATGCTCTAACACTAAAGAGTAAATTTCCTATATCTGTCATAGATGAATTGTTGGATGAGTTGGCAGGAGCTAGTTGGTTTTCTAAGTTGGATTTAAGGTCAGGTTATCACCAAATAAGATTGGCCCCTGGTGAGGAGTACAAAATAGCTCTTCAAACCCACAATGGTCATTTTGAATTTGTTTTTTTAACTTTTGGGTTGGTTGGTGGTCCTGCTACATTCCAAGGAGCTATGAGCTTCACACTTTCACCTCTCAACAGAGTTTGTGTtttggttttctttgatgacattttAGTTTGTAGCAAAACTCTGAAGGACCACATTGTGCATTTGAacaagtgttgcaacttcttaaggAACATCCATGGAAATTTGAACTCAGTAAATGTGCTTTTGGACAGAGGAGCATTGGCTATTTAGGCCATGTCATCAGTGAGAAGGGAGTTAGCACTGATCCTAGCAAGATTACCACTATTGCAAAATCGGCTTGTTCCAACACATGTTAAAGAAATTAGAGGGATTTTGGGCATCACTGGTTATTATAGGAAATTTATCAAACATTACGGCCTCATCAGCAGACCTCTTACTCAACTTCTTAAAAAGGGTATTCAGTTTATGTGGACCTCTGACACTGAAGTGGCCTTTCAGACACTTAAAGAAGCACTTATGACTGCCCCTGTTCTAGCTATTCCAGACCTTACTAAACCATTTGTTACTGAAACAGATGCCCGTGATAAGGGATTTGGAGCTGTTTTGATGCAATGTGGACATCCTTTGGCTTATGTTATTAAGGCCTTTGGCCCCAAGAATCGAACATTGCATGTATATGAGAAAGAATATTTGGCTATTCTCTTGGCACTGGAGCATTGGAGATCTTATTTACAAGTGATGGAGTTCACAATTAGAACTGATCAAAAGAGCTTGATCCAGTTGGAAACAAAGATTGCACACTCCTTGGCAACAGAAAGCACTTACAAAAATGATGGGCTTACAGTATAAAGTTGTTTACAAGAAAGGGTCCACAAATTCTGCTGCTGATGCTCTTTCCAGGATGCCCCATCATGATTCAGAAGTTTTTATCTATTTCTGCTGCTACACCTATGTGGTTTTAGGATATTCTTTCTAGTTATGAACATGATCCTAAAGAGCTCAAGATCTTCTCCGGCAACTTAGTGTGTCTCCCAGTTCTAAACCACACTATCGTTTGCAGAATGGCCTTAGTAAGTAGTACAAGGGAAGAATTTGGGTTGGTAATCTTCCTTCTCTTTCATTGATCTATTGTCAGGGTCTTTCATGACAGCCCAATGGGAGGACACTCGGGATTTGTCGTGACATATAAAAGAATTCACAGTCTAATCTGCTGTATAGGTACGAGGAAGTTTATCCATGAAATGGTACAAGCTTGTCTTACTGGCCAGCAAGCCAAGCCAGAGAGAGTTCCATACCCTGGCCTATTGTGTCCTTTGCCTGTTCCTCAACAAGCATGGGAAATGGTTGCAATGGATTTCATTGGTGGCCTTCCTTCTTCTAGCAGGTATAATTGCATTCTAGTGGTTCTTGATAAATTCATTAAATATGGCCATTTTATTCCCTTCCATCATCCTTTTTGTGCACCTTTTTGTGTCTGAGACTTTTCTGGACCATGTTTTCAAGTTGCACAACATGCCAAAGTATATTGTTTCAGATAGGGATCCTATATTTGCTAGCATTTTCTGGAAGGCTTTGATAAAAGCAACTGCCAGTGAATTGAAAATGAGCCCAACCAATCACCCTGAAACAGATGGCCAGATTGAGGGAGTCGATCAACAGATTGAGTGTTACCTCAGATGATTTATTAGTACGTGCACATCCTACTCATCTGTCTAAATGGCTTATTTTGGTACAATACTAACTAGCATTCATCTGTGGGGAAgtctccttttgaggttctgtatggtcAGGCATCCAGATAATTGGCATTTCAGTTTGTAACACTATTTCCTGTCCTGACACTTCTGCTTGGTTGGAACAGAGAACTGTAGTTTTAGATTTTGTCAAGCAGCATCTGCACAGGGCTCAACAGAAGATGAAACAGCATGCTGATAAGCACAGATTGATCGGTCATTTGCAGTTGGTGACAAGGTTTTCTTGAAACTATAGCCATATGTTCAATCTTCAGTGGTTAGGTGAGCTAATCATAAAACTTTCCTTCAATTACTATGGCCCTTATACTATTACAGAGAAGATTCACCTAGCCGGCTTGCAGGCCGTGAATGGGTTGAGTGACCTCTGTAATCGTTTTCCTTGTACATACTGCTGCCTGCTGAGGATAAACTTGGCAGCGAAGAAATGGTCAATCGGCCGGCTTGTAACTCGAGACAGAGGTGAAGGAGGATGGAAGGAATTCCTCTGCTCGTGAACTAGTTCGAATTTCCGGATCCACAACCTTTGTTTTCCCCAATTCCAATTCTAGCGCTGATACCGACGAGCCGATGTCATGACCAAAGGTCTCCCAACAGCTGCATTTGAGGAGTTTCGATCCAGTCTGCCTCATCAATGACGCATGGACTGTGGGGTGGTGTAAACGACCCTAACTAACTCATGCACGCCGTGGTACTTTCTAACTGAATATCCCTAGTCTTTAGCTCATTAGCTAAGTCTACAGGGAGTTTGTTAGCCACGATTGATTTTGCACATTCATGCACCGTAACTGTATATGCACGGACGGCATGATCAATGAAACTCCCGTGTTGCATCCTATCCTTTCTCTCTTACAGTTTTGTATTAGCTCCATTTTTAAAGCAACTTTGCGGATGCGATACATCTCTAGCCCCTGCTCTGCTCCATGGCTTGTGATGGCGCTGCTCCATGTACATCAGGCTCGCTCTGTTCCATGGCTGGCGCATTCCGCTTTGGTGTGCGATGGGTAATTAAGCACGGCAGGGAAGATATAGAACCGACGCCCGGCAGCGATTGACCAAGGAGACGGCCGAGTGCTGGTCTGCTGGATTGATTTGAAACAGGTGTGAAATTatcgagtatttaaccaaaaactaccacatttcacgaaaacgtgacagaaaactaccactttacgattttgtgcggaaaactaccacttttgtcctagtccgtggcaaaaaactaccaagtctcgAAACCGGTCGCTTCACCCGCGCTAAGCACCAAACTAACCAGCCAGTCCCACGTTTCAGGCGCCACGGTGGCCAACCGATGCCCGCCGCACGTTAACGGCGCGTCCGCGGTCGGAAACGGCGTCGTCAGAGGATCAACATCAAATGACGGGTCCTACGTTTTGGTGCATTGAACGCAAACTGACAACCGCCGTTTCCGACCGCAGACGCATCGTTAACACGCGGCGGGCGTCGGTTGGCCACCGTGACACCTGAAACATGGGACCGGCTGGTCAGTTTGGTGCTTAGCGCGGACGAAGCGACCGGTTTcgagacttggtagttttttgccatgAATTAGGACAAAAGTGGTAGTTTTCCGCACAAAattgtaaagtggtagttttctgtcacgtttccgtgaaatgtggtagtttttggttaaatactcgaaattatccggtgcccccaagcgaggCCTGAGTTGCATATCCACGACAAGTAATTCGGGATTACTTAcccagaaatggatgtatctaggcaTATTTCAAATTTCATGCACATTCATTTATATtcatttccgcgacaagtaattcgggacggagggagtagtacacaagATTGACAACCAGTATTTTCTACGTCGAACAAAATAACAGACTAGCATCCATGATCATCTCTTGTGAGTTTTTTGGTTTCACTTCTATCGCTTCGACCTCTTCCATGATACGTACATGCCTCGTCATGCCCTTTTTTTTCAAACCACGTGATaacctcattatttatttatttcaaaatgaTGACCGACCACTCCTAGTTCCCGGGAAACAAATCCCACACAATAAACCCATTATTATTTTCTCAAACCAATCCCCACCTCTCGTTTCTGGGGAAAGAAAAATCCCTTGCAAAGCAATCAGCAGAAATCAAATAAATCGCCAATAGCAAGAAATCCTTTGcaagcaaacaataaaataaaaCTCACGTAGTTGTACAGACACAATGTCAATCGCATCATATTTTTCTTGATCTTTGCTTATAAATTCCCTCCCCACGTCATATCTCAAACTTAACCCAATCAAAATTTCCTATGTTGAACGACTGAAGAGAGTTGCCCCCGTTCCAACGCACAGGTATTTAGCTAGTAGAGATAGCAACAGGGCCGTATGCAGCAGGCTAGCAGAGCTGCGAGCTTAATGGTCAAGGGGGCAGCTGCCCAGGAGTCCCCCACCCTGCGGTGGTCATCTCGCCAATGGCGTCGTAAGACGGCCTTCACTGCTTCAGCTTCCTGTTAGATGGACAGCCGCGTCAAAGCAGAACTCTTTTCCAGGTTCGAACGTGGCCTCGAGCTCCTCGTAGCTTTGCAGAACCTTCAGGTTCTTCGACGCGTCAAGGTTCTCCTGCAGCATGCCATTGCAACAGATGTAAATGACCAACCAATTCACATCTAAAGTAGGCAACCCATGGATAGTAGTTGTTACCTTTTCAACATATTCAGCGACTGCGCGATTGATGATTTTCTTGATGGCTGCTTTCTTCACTTTTGATGGTCCAATCAAGTGCAGAGCGACTTCTTTTGGTACCTGAGCCACAACAAGATTCATGGAGCAGGTTAAAACACAATCCAGCTAGCATGAGCAGATGTTCCGAAGCAGAGGAACTAAATTTTGGTTGTCACGAGAACTTACATTTGGAGTTTTCCCTGAATCATTTCAAGTAGCACCAATGTCGAGGAAAGTGACCAGCGTtagtttcacaaaaaaaaattaagCAGCTGTCTAAGCTGTAACAATTGAAACTGCTACGAAGATGCAAAGCTAAATAAATAAGAGAAGTGCAATCTACGGTTAATATAATTAAACAACTTCTATATGGATTAAAGCAAATAGCTCGGCTAATGATCCATTGAGACATACGATGAGTGTATGACACATCAAGAAGCCATTTGTTCTGAGTGTTCTTCAGATGTTAAATATTGAACTCATGGGATGAACTCCTAAGAttttgaagatacaagatcgaataACAGAAACAGAGTTGCAACCGTAGCTCTATCTGAACTGAGATGGATAGGGAAATAAAAGGCTTGCTACCTCCTTTCAATCGCCGAAATCCTGGAAGTGGTTGTGCCGCGGCAATATGCTTTGATAAGACTTTCTCAAAGACAGAAACCGTCATTTTACTGCTAACAGTTACTCGTATCTGTGTCTTGTAACAAAGAAAATGGAAAAGTAAAGAGATTAAGATGAAATCTGCAAAAGAGCTGGATTTTATTTTCAGTCAATTCTATTACTGAGAGCAAAATGCCAAGCAACCTCTATCACTCCATCTTCTTCGGTAAGCACAGAAACATGAAAATCTTTAAAGGCTACCGGTGCTTGCATGGGATTTTCTGCACCTGATAGCATAAGCCCAGAAGGTAAGATTTTCGGTACACTGTTTGGATAACATGATAAGAGGATAAAGGTGTACATTGTACTGGAGATACTGCCTGAAGCGCTCTGCAAACTTTATAGTTGATTCTGGAAAATAAATGCACAAGCAACTATGAGCAGTGAAGTAATCCATTAGTGGTAAGCACTAAGCAGTAGGTATTACTCCCTCAGTACAATCGAGTGTAAAAGGAATAAACATTTTTAAGACTGTCAATGATCCGATTAAGCAGAAGCAACCTACCGTTTTGAACATTCTTTGTTAAATATCATCAGACAAGCAGAGGATGGTACATCATGCGAAAACTGAAGTTGAGGTCCAAGCCCACTGGTGCGTTTGTGATTCACCATCTGCAGCACATTCCACAATTTTGTTTTTATCAATTAGTGTGCAAGGTCATTTGCCTGTCTGAACATATATCTTTCTACCTTACATCGCCCTGAATTACAATAGCACCCGTGTGTGGATTTAAATCTCTTAATGCTAAAACCTCTTAATACGTTCTCTCTGTTGCAAATTCTCTCGTAAGCATCAGTCCTAATCACTGAACCCAAAGTTCTTCACAAGTTTGAGGAAAGTTAAGAGCCGGAATTTTTTTAAGCCAGCCATTCTATTAGAATGGCAAATACATCTACCTAATCCTATCCATTCTCTTCAATTGCAACAAATTGCGCCAAAAAATAAAATCACCAACATTCCCCAATATAATTCACATCAGATAGCCTTAAACCCTAGGGAACGATAGATAAACCACACCTCAAGAGGGTAGCAtcggagagagggggaggggggtAGCGGGTGTACCTTGAGATTCACGAGGCTGGTTGCCGCAGCAGAGCCTCCCATGGAAATGGGTAACTCCATTGCTATCCAGTCCAAGAGAGCTTCTGCCGCCTTCCAATTCCAAGCAAGAAACCCCAGGACCAGGAGTGGAGTACTGGAGGTGGGCAGGAGGCAGTTATCCTATTCCCCCTTGGATCCCGACCGTTGATTTTCAATCGGTCGGACAGAACGTTCCGCGTCTGTTTCACTAGCACTTCCTTCAGATTCTGTCTTGCCGCTGGGcgcgcacggcggcggcggcggcgatggaggtggcggcggcggcgggggtgtaCGAGGAGATGCTGCGGGTGGTGGAGGCCTGCGCCGCCCGCATCCGGTGGCGCCTCCGCCCACAATCCAAGCGCCGCCTCCTCAACGGTCCGTGTCCACTAACATGCTCCTCGTTCCTCCATTTGGTGCTCCCAGGAGTATAAGCTGCGAGCTCGTGTCGTTTCTTTCTTTGTTCTGTGCCGTATTGCTGAATTTGGTGCTAAAACATGTGATTCGGTAGCTGGTTCATCCATCCATTACCCGGCCCAGCTTGGCATAACTCGATCCAGCTAAGTTCAGATAGTTTCAGAGCAATGTTTAGTTCCAATAGGTTCAGGGTTTGGTACTACCAATAGGTGGGTAGATTGATCAGCTAGTTGCAGAATACCTGTGCAGGGAGACGATGATTTCTAATTCGAGACTGCATTTGGCATTAGTGCACTGAGGAGCAAACTTATTGAACTGGCACTGACGAGTTCCTGGCAGATATCATGTTCCTCTGCACCGGGTTGCGGCCTGTTATACTGATGGACTACGGCGGCACGATGCCTCAGCTACAGGACAATCTCTGCAGCCTGCTGCACCATGCTCGGCAGGTGATTGCCCGAACTCAGTGTGTTGAGTTATCTGTATTTTATCCTTCGCCGCTACTGAATATCCATCCAAAGCATCTCTCCCTTGTAAAGTAGCAACTCAGATTTGGAAGTTATGATTCTACCCATTGTTGAAATTTTGTATGAGCGAGCATTGGATGGGGCTACTTCACTGATTCAGTGGTAAGCCCTCATCCCACTGAGCTGATGTGTGGCTCATGTCGGCTGGTATTATTTCGTTGGACCTTTTGTCTTAGCAATTGGTGGCGACTTCTTGTATTTCTTTGCCGTCAAACAGTTAGATTTAAACATTTAAGACCTGAATCTTGATTGCTGTAATTTAAATTGGAGCTGGCAAATCGCAGTTCCATCTCAAATTGTTACATTTAAGCTATAGTTGAGTGTTTTAGTTATGATCTCTCTCAGTTTGCATCTTTGCTCGACCAATCTGTACTAGTCTTTCGAGTATAGCAGTTTTAATATCCTGTTTGACCTGTAGGAAGCAAGGATCTTGAATCCGCTAAGGGTGATGGTTATCAAAGATATGCTCTATTTGATTCACGTACAAGGACTTGCTGAACACGTGTCACCAAATGGAAGGTCACAGTACCAGCTAGCTTTTGTGGACCTAGAGAAAAGCTATTGCAAAGTCTTTACCTTCTCAGATCACACTTCTGTTTTTTTGGTTGATTGCCCTGTTTTACATTACTGACTGATCTCCTGGTACAGCTTCTTGCAAACACAGAAAAGAATGAAACCATGGTGGAGCTTTTATCCGTCCAGGATCGTTTTTCAGCTAAATTCCCTGTTGAAGCAGATGTAGAACCTGGAACAGCAAAGCAGAAGTCGGGACTTCCAGAGAGAGACACTGATGTGGAGTGCACTGGCATCAGTATTGCTGACGCGACCTCACTGGTTGTTGATCTGAGTGCCTTCCTAGAGGGTACCCGAATTGCACTGCCTTCTCTGAATGGGTAATTTCTGGTTCTCGCTTCCTAGAGAGTATCCAACCTCATGAGCATGGAATGCTAGTCCACTGGAATCATTGCATGGGCACTTGTAATCTAAAAGTACCACATATCCTCATTATAAAACATGGCACCTATTCTTTTGCTAATTCTTAACATCAGAATTGAAATATCTTGCACATTCTTATATTTGCTATGTTGCCAAAGTTAGCCATTTCAATTGGCCTCTCCCAATTCATTGTTTCATGTTGCAACATTTGTAGGTGGCTTTTGGGTTATCCTGTAACATATTTGTTTCGCAATGAAAGTGGTGAGGCGGCCACTCAGAATCTCTCCAAGCACTCTCTTCACATCTACAGGATATATGTGGTCAGGTTTGGCTTTTTTTCACGAACATTCCAGTTGCTTTTTTTTCCAGGAAGAAATTTCTTGTAGCTCTGATACTGGTATATCTTACCACAGAAATCGCCATTCAGATGCTAAACAATCAGAAGAGGAACTGCTGAGGTAAAATATATTTTCTACGGTCTGTTCAATTTTTTGCGAGGGGTGTTTCACTTAGGTTTCTGTGTTCCTGCAACTTGTCGAACGCTTATGTTTCTACCTGACCACTGCATGAGCTGTAGTTCAGACATACATACTTACGTAAGCTAAAATTTGCACAATTACCTGTAATGGGAGGGGCAGCGCCTTGGGGTGATCTTACAAACTAACAGTGACATGGTATATGCCAGTTTTTCAGTTCCGTGTGACATGAGCGCGAAACGCGACGAAGAACCATGGGCCAAGTCATTTCTAGCTGGCATAAACGGGAAGCTTGAGCGATGCAGCCACGTCTGGGCCTCGGCGCGTCTGGAGATCGAGGTCTTCCGAAGCCAGTCCGGGGTCATCGTGTTGTAACTCAGATTGCCATTAGGCAGTTTTACCACTCGAAGTCTGCTAAGCTGGCATGTTCAATGCTAGCTGATGCCTGTATGTCGATTAGAGAACTGAAGGGTCTGAATGAGATTTATCATTAATATGTTTGTATGATTGGTGCATCGATGCATCATCTGATCATCATGATGTGTCATGTGTTCAATTCATCTGATGGATATCATCATGGTGTGTCATGTGTTCAATTCATCTGATGGATGTATCACCTCtttgtcttgcttgttgtgaaTTACAGAAATTACTGTAAGAAATTGCGGTATGAGACCATTTCCCCTTTTCAAGCTGACCTTGTGCGCTAAATCCTCCATGTGGCGATTTTAGTCAATAAAAACTCTCTTTCTCGGAAGATTGTTCTACATTCTCAGGATTCATGAAATTCATCTGACTCAAAGATGGACCTCTTCTATGCCTTCCACCACCATCCTAGGATACGGAATAAAGGCGCCTTTTTGGGGCTCGCTGTGGGTGCAATGGAAGAAACCAAAGGACATCGGCCCCCTCATCTTCGCAGCCTCCAAAAGGAAGAACTGGACGGTTAGGGAAGCTTTACGGACAACGCTTGAATGCAAAAGATCGACTCTTCCATTGGACTCATCATGGACCACATCGTCCAGTTTGTAAACCTATGGATCCACCTTCAGCACACCTAGCCCCGTGATGAAATCGAGGATGGCATCACCTGGGAGCTTGTGGCATCCGGCGATATGGCCTCCCTTACCATGCCCCCAACCCCCTCCCATGTCGCCCCCCGCAAGGCGACAGGGAGGGAACCCTAGCGCACCGCCGCCGGGcactcctccttctcctcccccctcCCTCGTCGTCGCCGCGTGCTCGGTCGGGCAAAGCTCGGttggagccggcggcggcgggcggcttctTCTCCTCATGTGCTGGGCCGGTGCGGGGCGGCTCTGACGGGCAGGACGTGGCGCGGTGGCATGGTGCCGCGGCGTGGCAGCACACAAGCGCCGAGGAAGCGGGCAGGTGTGTCTGCTTTGTGATGGGCGGCGTGGAGGACGGTGGGTCGTGCTGGTGGTGGCGTTTGGCGGTCGTGCAGGCTCTCCCCAGATCTGGCATGTGGCGGCCACTGGCGGCGAGGGACGTGTCAGCATTGGGAGGCAACGTGATATGCCCTAAAggtaataatattgtattattatatttttatTATTCATAATTAaaagtttatatttcatgctatagctgctatgatcctggaatatgtgattgagtggaaaactcatatgcacgtgtgaaatgataaacggtaaaCAATAGGTTCCAAGTCTCACCtttaagactggctcaagtgttgttgttgATCACATTTTCCGGAtattaggatatcgttaagtgtaacgatagtcctaaaacagcATTGAAGATATGACGTTAGAAGAATGACGTTGTCGTTATACTTTGTGATTATATCGTCTAAAATCATATGTAATAAcatggagtgttagcatgtgttttagttccttagaccataagaGTATCTCGGTTACTTCCTACCAGACGACGGATTTTGGGGTttctcaaacgtcatctgtaacaaagtgatcataacgacaactttcaggctcaccggaaagtttgacaagtgaccggataGCTCGAGAGTGAGATTTGCTCCTTCGAAGATCGAGAGATATTCCgccctctcggtgtgatggcatCTATCATCgtttggccagacacaggtgactacgccatggggatgccgaaacacgtcaacaagaaagaagaacaaaacggTAACGGGAGCAACGATctagtgagcatggtgatgtctCAGGAGGATACCAATGCACACTGGGTTTTgcaaagtatcgcgaagcaaagggaacatcacatgataaccaaagattcactcgaatatcattcgtgtaatcatagggaccgatatggatgtccacagtTTCGCTATGGGTCATTGAACAAGggggtttcattcatgtctatggtttaccAAACCTACAGGGTCATGCTTATGGTTATCATAATCTGCTGAGTGCTAGCAGTACAAGagtaatgagaatatatttgtgaaattgtttcattaatatccggAATATTTCCAAGAGGTCCTAGAAGC encodes the following:
- the LOC123104409 gene encoding trigger factor isoform X1 codes for the protein MELPISMGGSAAATSLVNLKMVNHKRTSGLGPQLQFSHDVPSSACLMIFNKECSKRINYKVCRALQAVSPVQCAENPMQAPVAFKDFHVSVLTEEDGVIETQIRVTVSSKMTVSVFEKVLSKHIAAAQPLPGFRRLKGGKTPNVPKEVALHLIGPSKVKKAAIKKIINRAVAEYVEKENLDASKNLKVLQSYEELEATFEPGKEFCFDAAVHLTGS
- the LOC123104409 gene encoding uncharacterized protein isoform X2, with the protein product MELPISMGGSAAATSLVNLKMVNHKRTSGLGPQLQFSHDVPSSACLMIFNKECSKRINYKVCRALQAVSPVQCAENPMQAPVAFKDFHVSVLTEEDGVIEIRVTVSSKMTVSVFEKVLSKHIAAAQPLPGFRRLKGGKTPNVPKEVALHLIGPSKVKKAAIKKIINRAVAEYVEKENLDASKNLKVLQSYEELEATFEPGKEFCFDAAVHLTGS
- the LOC123104408 gene encoding uncharacterized protein, with translation MEVAAAAGVYEEMLRVVEACAARIRWRLRPQSKRRLLNDIMFLCTGLRPVILMDYGGTMPQLQDNLCSLLHHARQEARILNPLRVMVIKDMLYLIHVQGLAEHVSPNGRSQYQLAFVDLEKSYCKLLANTEKNETMVELLSVQDRFSAKFPVEADVEPGTAKQKSGLPERDTDVECTGISIADATSLVVDLSAFLEGTRIALPSLNGWLLGYPVTYLFRNESGEAATQNLSKHSLHIYRIYVVRNRHSDAKQSEEELLSFSVPCDMSAKRDEEPWAKSFLAGINGKLERCSHVWASARLEIEVFRSQSGVIVL